A single Pan paniscus chromosome 21, NHGRI_mPanPan1-v2.0_pri, whole genome shotgun sequence DNA region contains:
- the NANP gene encoding N-acylneuraminate-9-phosphatase — MGLSRVRAVFFDLDNTLIDTAGASRRGMLEVIKLLQSKYHYKEEAEIICDKVQVKLSKECFHPYNTCITDLRTSHWEEAIQETKGGAANRKLAEECYFLWKSTRLQHMTLAEDVKAMLTELRKEVRLLLLTNGDRQTQREKIEACACQSYFDAVVVGGEQTEEKPAPSIFYYCCNLLGVQPGDCVMVGDTLETDIQGGLNAGLKATVWINKNGIVPLKSSPVPHYMVSSVLELPALLQSIDCKVSMST; from the exons ATGGGGCTGAGCCGCGTGCGGGCGGTTTTCTTTGACTTGGACAACACTCTCATCGACACGGCCGGGGCGAGCAGGAGAGGCATGTTGGAG GTGATAAAACTCTTACAATCAAAATACCATTATAAAGAAGAGGCTGAAATCATCTGTGATAAAGTTCAAGTTAAACTCAGCAAGGAATGTTTTCATCCTTACAATACATGCATTACTGATTTAAGGACTTCACATTGGGAAGAAGCAATCCAGGAAACAAAAGGTGGTGCAGCCAATAGAAAATTGGCTGAAGAATGTTATTTCCTTTGGAAATCTACACGTTTACAGCATATGACACTAGCAGAAGACGTCAAAGCCATGCTTACTGAACTTCGAAAGGAGGTCCGCCTACTTCTATTAACGAATGGGGACAGACAGACCCAGAGGGAGAAGATTGAGGCTTGTGCCTGTCAGTCCTATTTTGACGCTGTTGTTGTAGGTGGAGAGCAGACAGAGGAGAAACCAGCTCCGTCCATATTTTATTACTGCTGCAATCTTCTCGGAGTACAACCTGGGGACTGTGTGATGGTCGGTGACACATTAGAAACCGACATCCAAGGAGGCCTCAATGCAGGATTGAAAGCAACAGTCTGgatcaataaaaatggaatagtGCCACTGAAGTCCTCCCCCGTTCCGCATTACATGGTTTCTTCTGTGCTAGAGTTACCTGCTCTCTTACAAAGTATAGACTGCAAAGTCAGTATGTCCACTTAA